The Epinephelus lanceolatus isolate andai-2023 chromosome 21, ASM4190304v1, whole genome shotgun sequence genome has a segment encoding these proteins:
- the LOC117247352 gene encoding protein phosphatase 1 regulatory subunit 3C-B-like isoform X1 — protein MTSRSATFYCDGNFSMNCTRVLHILNPRPGGPSPIMPVDMAVRICLASSPPLRSLLSNYDNRCPSSAAALLKRCEPLRPCLSSGSCGYALSNVATATTTSPSVATDVGGLAWLRRKKKKSVVFADTRGLALTTVHVFNEAEDDALTELQFHLTEIEGAAARLHLGDNKDAADCGSGLVLDFTPPAADYLDLRNRLKAQQVCLETCSVQEHLLSGTVQVRNLCFDKSVSVRITFDSWCSFQEVPCQYLNNVYGCPDTDTFSFSVSVPEVLEPSNRVEFCIQYQTQDQTFWDNNQGHNYRLVDPNSTSSQSTDSTAGLVIRRDRDREKREEMQFDPFGSPRTSAGIFPEWQSWGRVETSAPYW, from the exons ATGACATCACGTTCTGCTACGTTCTACTGCGACGGAAACTTTTCAATGAACTGCACCAG GGTTCTCCACATCCTGAACCCTCGCCCCGGGGGTCCGTCTCCAATCATGCCCGTCGACATGGCCGTGAGGATCTGCCTGGccagctctcctcctctgcgctCTCTCCTTAGTAACTATGACAACCGCTGTCCTTCGTCAGCAGCCGCTCTGTTGAAGCGCTGTGAACCTCTGAGACCCTGTCTGTCCTCCGGCAGCTGCGGCTATGCCCTCAGCAATGTCGCCACGGCAACCACAACCTCACCGTCAGTAGCCACAGACGTCGGCGGCCTGGCGTggctgaggaggaagaagaagaagagcgtGGTATTTGCAGACACACGAGGGCTGGCGCTCACCACGGTCCACGTCTTCAACGAGGCCGAGGATGACGCCCTGACAGAGCTGCAGTTCCACCTGACGGAGATAGAGGGCGCCGCCGCCAGACTACACCTCGGAGACAATAAAG ACGCTGCAGACTGTGGATCTGGTCTGGTTCTGGACTTCACTCCGCCGGCTGCAGACTACCTGGACCTGAGGAACCGCCTAAAAGCCCAGCAGGTTTGTCTGGAGACCTGTTCTGTCCAGGAGCATCTGCTCTCAGGCACCGTCCAGGTCCGAAACCTCTGCTTTGACAAGTCCGTCTCAGTCCGGATCACCTTCGACTCGTGGTGCTCCTTCCAGGAGGTTCCTTGTCAGTATCTAAACAACGTCTATGGCTGCCCTGACACCGACACCTTCTCCTTCTCCGTCTCTGTACCGGAGGTCCTTGAGCCCTCCAACAGAGTGGAGTTCTGCATCCAGTACCAGACTCAGGACCAGACCTTCTGGGACAACAACCAGGGCCACAACTACCGGCTGGTGGACCCAAACAGTACCTCGTCCCAGAGCACTGACAGTACCGCCGGGCTGGTGATCCGGAGAGACCGtgacagagagaagagggaaGAGATGCAGTTTGATCCATTTGGAAGTCCCAGGACATCAGCAGGGATCTTCCCTGAGTGGCAGAGCTGGGGTCGAGTGGAGACCAGTGCCCCCTACTGGTGA
- the LOC117247352 gene encoding protein phosphatase 1 regulatory subunit 3C-B-like isoform X2, with translation MPVDMAVRICLASSPPLRSLLSNYDNRCPSSAAALLKRCEPLRPCLSSGSCGYALSNVATATTTSPSVATDVGGLAWLRRKKKKSVVFADTRGLALTTVHVFNEAEDDALTELQFHLTEIEGAAARLHLGDNKDAADCGSGLVLDFTPPAADYLDLRNRLKAQQVCLETCSVQEHLLSGTVQVRNLCFDKSVSVRITFDSWCSFQEVPCQYLNNVYGCPDTDTFSFSVSVPEVLEPSNRVEFCIQYQTQDQTFWDNNQGHNYRLVDPNSTSSQSTDSTAGLVIRRDRDREKREEMQFDPFGSPRTSAGIFPEWQSWGRVETSAPYW, from the exons ATGCCCGTCGACATGGCCGTGAGGATCTGCCTGGccagctctcctcctctgcgctCTCTCCTTAGTAACTATGACAACCGCTGTCCTTCGTCAGCAGCCGCTCTGTTGAAGCGCTGTGAACCTCTGAGACCCTGTCTGTCCTCCGGCAGCTGCGGCTATGCCCTCAGCAATGTCGCCACGGCAACCACAACCTCACCGTCAGTAGCCACAGACGTCGGCGGCCTGGCGTggctgaggaggaagaagaagaagagcgtGGTATTTGCAGACACACGAGGGCTGGCGCTCACCACGGTCCACGTCTTCAACGAGGCCGAGGATGACGCCCTGACAGAGCTGCAGTTCCACCTGACGGAGATAGAGGGCGCCGCCGCCAGACTACACCTCGGAGACAATAAAG ACGCTGCAGACTGTGGATCTGGTCTGGTTCTGGACTTCACTCCGCCGGCTGCAGACTACCTGGACCTGAGGAACCGCCTAAAAGCCCAGCAGGTTTGTCTGGAGACCTGTTCTGTCCAGGAGCATCTGCTCTCAGGCACCGTCCAGGTCCGAAACCTCTGCTTTGACAAGTCCGTCTCAGTCCGGATCACCTTCGACTCGTGGTGCTCCTTCCAGGAGGTTCCTTGTCAGTATCTAAACAACGTCTATGGCTGCCCTGACACCGACACCTTCTCCTTCTCCGTCTCTGTACCGGAGGTCCTTGAGCCCTCCAACAGAGTGGAGTTCTGCATCCAGTACCAGACTCAGGACCAGACCTTCTGGGACAACAACCAGGGCCACAACTACCGGCTGGTGGACCCAAACAGTACCTCGTCCCAGAGCACTGACAGTACCGCCGGGCTGGTGATCCGGAGAGACCGtgacagagagaagagggaaGAGATGCAGTTTGATCCATTTGGAAGTCCCAGGACATCAGCAGGGATCTTCCCTGAGTGGCAGAGCTGGGGTCGAGTGGAGACCAGTGCCCCCTACTGGTGA